In Sphingobium amiense, a genomic segment contains:
- a CDS encoding MarR family winged helix-turn-helix transcriptional regulator, whose translation MIRFPMRRDGLILDRFLPYRLSYTAGLLSELIAKAYRAHFDLSIAEWRVLAHVAERPGISQQDIGDRTRMDKVMVSRAAKSLHAKGLLERAASGTDRRALILRLSPSGKALFDRIAPKALELEAGIAAALSASEIRELHDMLARIDAAAAARLDGKRV comes from the coding sequence ATGATACGGTTCCCCATGCGCCGCGATGGGCTGATCCTCGACCGTTTCCTGCCCTACCGGCTGTCCTACACGGCTGGGTTGCTCAGCGAACTGATCGCGAAAGCCTATCGCGCCCATTTCGACCTTTCGATCGCGGAATGGCGCGTGCTGGCGCATGTCGCGGAACGCCCCGGCATATCGCAGCAGGACATTGGCGACCGCACCCGGATGGACAAGGTCATGGTCAGCCGCGCGGCCAAGTCGCTCCATGCCAAAGGGTTGCTGGAGCGGGCGGCGAGCGGGACGGATCGCCGCGCGCTCATCCTGCGCCTGTCCCCCTCCGGCAAAGCCCTGTTCGACCGCATCGCGCCCAAGGCGCTGGAACTGGAAGCGGGTATCGCCGCGGCGCTGTCGGCGTCGGAAATCAGGGAACTGCACGACATGCTGGCCCGCATCGACGCGGCGGCGGCCGCCCGGCTCGATGGAAAGCGCGTCTGA